A window from Agrobacterium tumefaciens encodes these proteins:
- a CDS encoding cell division protein ZapA, protein MAQVTVMIDGKAYRMACEAGQEDHLTDLATRFDRYVGHLKSQFGEIGDLRLTVMAGIMVMDELSELNRKIERLEGEVASLSRNRDGMAEHKAKSDEIVAVAIGDLADRLNGITEKLLERPKPAAH, encoded by the coding sequence ATGGCGCAAGTCACTGTTATGATCGATGGCAAGGCCTATCGCATGGCCTGCGAGGCGGGGCAGGAAGACCACCTGACCGATCTCGCCACCCGTTTTGATCGGTATGTCGGGCATCTCAAGAGCCAGTTCGGCGAAATCGGCGATCTGAGGCTCACTGTGATGGCCGGTATCATGGTGATGGATGAACTTTCCGAACTCAACCGCAAGATCGAGAGGCTGGAGGGGGAGGTCGCATCCCTTTCCCGCAACCGCGACGGCATGGCCGAGCACAAGGCGAAATCGGATGAAATAGTGGCTGTTGCCATTGGCGATCTGGCTGACCGGCTGAACGGTATTACCGAAAAACTGCTCGAACGTCCAAAACCCGCGGCCCATTAA
- a CDS encoding DUF4164 domain-containing protein, with the protein MSAEKTVQSALTELNAAITNLENAIDMRIERQRETGEIDNEVKRVHVDRARLAHELDQAEFRANRLEEVNREVSRRLVTAMETIRAVLDR; encoded by the coding sequence ATGTCGGCTGAGAAGACCGTACAATCTGCGCTGACGGAGCTGAATGCTGCCATCACAAATCTCGAAAATGCCATCGATATGCGTATCGAGCGGCAAAGGGAGACGGGCGAGATCGATAATGAGGTCAAGCGGGTCCATGTCGACCGCGCCAGGCTTGCACACGAGCTTGATCAGGCCGAGTTTCGCGCCAACCGTCTTGAAGAAGTCAATCGCGAGGTTTCCCGTCGGCTGGTAACGGCCATGGAGACGATCCGCGCGGTGCTGGATCGATAG
- a CDS encoding hemolysin family protein codes for MIVVLLTVLNGVLAMSELAVVSSRPARLKVLAAQGSRGATMALGLSENPGRFLSTVQIGITLVGVLSGAFSGATLGARFTGWLLEQGVPDRAADAIGVGSVVVAITYLSLIVGELVPKQIALRDPEKIAARVAPTMVMLSRVGAPLVWLLDKSGKVVLAILGHSGESNASVTDDEIRTVLAEAHSAGVIETEESAMITSVMRLADRNARGLMTPRRDVEVVDIEDSAQEIREQLRQTQRSRLPVRNGASDEILGVLFAKDAFDALASGKELDVRELLREVPVVSDLTSAVDVIQSLRRSTVHMVLVYDEYGHFEGIVSSGDVLEAITGAFQEDNDEEPAMVEREDGSFLVAGWMPADEFAYRMGFQIDEDAEFETVAGLVLDEFRRLPELGEHVTRNGWRFEVIDLDGHRIDKVLVSRAA; via the coding sequence ATGATCGTGGTCCTGCTCACCGTATTGAACGGTGTGCTTGCCATGTCCGAGCTTGCCGTTGTCTCCTCCAGACCGGCGAGGCTCAAGGTGCTTGCCGCGCAAGGCAGCAGGGGCGCCACCATGGCGCTTGGCCTTTCTGAAAATCCCGGACGGTTCCTTTCCACGGTTCAGATCGGCATTACGTTGGTCGGCGTTCTGTCCGGTGCGTTTTCCGGCGCCACGCTTGGCGCCCGGTTCACCGGATGGCTTCTGGAGCAGGGCGTTCCCGATCGTGCCGCCGATGCTATCGGTGTAGGCTCGGTTGTCGTTGCCATCACCTATCTGTCGCTGATCGTCGGCGAGCTGGTGCCGAAGCAGATCGCTCTGCGCGATCCCGAAAAAATCGCCGCCCGTGTCGCGCCTACCATGGTGATGCTGTCACGCGTCGGCGCGCCGCTGGTGTGGCTGCTGGATAAATCCGGCAAGGTCGTTCTGGCAATTCTCGGCCATAGCGGTGAGTCCAACGCTTCGGTGACGGACGATGAAATTCGCACGGTTCTGGCCGAAGCCCATAGTGCCGGTGTGATCGAGACCGAGGAATCGGCGATGATCACCAGCGTCATGCGCCTTGCCGACCGTAATGCGCGTGGCCTCATGACGCCACGCCGCGATGTCGAAGTGGTCGATATCGAAGACAGTGCACAGGAAATCCGGGAGCAGCTTCGCCAGACGCAGCGTTCACGCCTTCCGGTGCGCAACGGCGCTTCCGATGAAATTCTGGGCGTACTTTTCGCCAAGGACGCCTTCGATGCGCTTGCCTCGGGCAAGGAGCTGGATGTGCGCGAACTTCTGCGCGAGGTTCCCGTTGTCTCTGACCTGACGAGCGCGGTGGATGTCATCCAGTCGCTGCGTCGCTCCACGGTGCATATGGTGCTAGTCTATGACGAATACGGCCATTTCGAAGGTATCGTCAGTTCCGGCGACGTTCTGGAGGCCATTACCGGCGCCTTTCAGGAAGATAATGACGAAGAACCGGCCATGGTCGAGCGCGAGGATGGCTCGTTCCTCGTCGCCGGCTGGATGCCGGCCGATGAGTTCGCTTATCGCATGGGATTCCAGATCGATGAGGATGCCGAGTTCGAGACCGTTGCCGGTCTTGTGCTTGATGAATTCCGCCGCCTGCCGGAACTGGGTGAACATGTCACCCGCAACGGCTGGCGTTTCGAAGTCATCGACCTCGACGGCCACCGTATCGACAAGGTCCTTGTGAGCCGGGCCGCCTGA
- the gap gene encoding type I glyceraldehyde-3-phosphate dehydrogenase, with product MTVKVAINGFGRIGRNVLRAIVESGRADIEVVAINDLGPVETNAHLLRYDSIHGKFPAEVKVEGDTIIVGGGKPIKVTAVRDPATLPHKELGVDIALECTGIFTARDKAAAHLTAGAKRVIVSAPADGADLTVVFGVNDDQLTKDHLVISNASCTTNCLVPVVKVLDDVIGIDHGFMTTIHSYTGDQPTLDTMHKDLYRARAAALSMIPTSTGAAKAVGLVLPHLKGKLDGTSIRVPTPNVSVVDFKFIAKRDTTVEEVNEAIKAASNGKLKGILGYTEEPLVSRDFNHDSHSSIFAIDQTKVMEGKFVRVLSWYDNEWGFSNRMSDTAVAFAKTI from the coding sequence ATGACTGTAAAAGTTGCCATTAACGGCTTCGGCCGCATCGGCCGCAATGTTCTGCGCGCCATCGTCGAATCCGGCCGTGCCGATATCGAAGTCGTTGCCATCAACGACCTCGGTCCGGTTGAAACCAACGCCCACCTGCTGCGCTACGATTCGATCCACGGCAAGTTCCCTGCCGAAGTAAAGGTCGAAGGCGACACGATCATCGTTGGCGGCGGCAAGCCGATTAAGGTCACGGCCGTTCGCGATCCGGCAACCCTGCCGCACAAGGAACTCGGCGTCGATATCGCTCTTGAGTGCACCGGCATCTTCACCGCCCGCGACAAGGCCGCCGCTCACCTGACAGCCGGCGCAAAGCGCGTCATCGTATCCGCTCCCGCTGACGGCGCTGACCTCACGGTCGTCTTCGGCGTCAACGACGACCAGCTGACGAAGGACCATCTGGTCATTTCCAACGCCTCCTGCACCACCAACTGCCTTGTACCGGTCGTGAAGGTTCTCGACGACGTCATTGGCATCGACCATGGCTTCATGACCACGATCCACTCCTACACCGGCGACCAGCCGACGCTGGACACCATGCACAAGGATCTGTACCGCGCCCGCGCCGCAGCCCTGTCCATGATCCCGACGTCCACCGGTGCAGCCAAGGCCGTTGGCCTCGTTCTGCCGCATCTCAAGGGCAAGCTGGACGGCACGTCGATCCGCGTTCCGACCCCGAACGTTTCGGTCGTCGACTTCAAGTTCATCGCCAAGCGCGACACGACTGTTGAAGAAGTCAACGAAGCGATCAAGGCTGCTTCCAACGGCAAGCTGAAGGGCATCCTCGGCTACACCGAAGAGCCGCTGGTCTCCCGCGACTTCAACCACGACAGCCATTCCTCGATCTTCGCGATCGACCAGACCAAGGTCATGGAAGGCAAGTTCGTCCGCGTTCTGTCCTGGTACGACAACGAGTGGGGCTTCTCCAACCGCATGTCGGACACGGCCGTCGCATTCGCGAAGACCATCTAA
- the tkt gene encoding transketolase, whose amino-acid sequence MISRDKHNRMANAIRFLAMDAVEKANSGHPGLPMGAADVATVLFTRYLKFDPKAPLWADRDRFVLSAGHGSMLLYSLLYLTGYEDMTIDEIKRFRQFGSKTAGHPEYGHATGIETTTGPLGQGIANAVGMAIAERKLEEEFGSDLQSHFTYVLCGDGCLMEGISHEAIALAGHLKLNKLVLFWDDNNITIDGEVGLSDSTDQIARFNAVHWNTIRVDGHDPDAIAAAIEAAQKSDRPTFIACKTVIGFGAPNKQGTHKVHGNPLGAEEIAAARKSLNWEAEAFVIPEDVLDAWRLAGLRSTKTRQDWEARLEAAETAKKAEFKRRFSGELTGNFDSSIDAFKKKIIENNPTVATRKASEDSLEVINGILPEMIGGSADLTPSNNTKTSQMKSITPTDFSGRYLHYGIREHGMAAAMNGIALHGGLIPYAGGFLIFSDYCRPSIRLAALMGIRVVHVLTHDSIGVGEDGPTHQPVEQIAALRAIPNLLVFRPADETETAECWQLALEQKHRPSALALTRQNLAPSRKEYEEKNLSAYGAYELVSASDAKVSIFASGSEVEVALKAAATLKDKGVSARVVSVPCFELFKEQPETYRNAIIGKAPVKIAVEAAIRQGWDYFIGNDGAFVGMHSFGASAPAKDLFKHFGITAEAVVAAVEAKLA is encoded by the coding sequence ATGATTTCTCGCGACAAACACAACCGGATGGCAAATGCGATCCGCTTTCTTGCCATGGATGCAGTGGAGAAGGCCAATTCCGGCCATCCCGGACTGCCGATGGGCGCAGCCGATGTCGCCACCGTTCTTTTCACCCGCTACCTGAAATTCGATCCCAAGGCACCGCTGTGGGCAGACCGTGATCGCTTCGTGCTGTCGGCAGGCCATGGCTCGATGCTTCTTTACTCGCTGCTCTATCTGACGGGCTACGAGGACATGACGATCGACGAGATCAAGCGCTTCCGTCAGTTCGGGTCCAAGACCGCCGGTCACCCGGAATATGGTCATGCCACCGGCATTGAAACGACCACCGGCCCGCTCGGCCAGGGCATCGCCAACGCCGTCGGCATGGCAATCGCCGAACGCAAGCTGGAAGAGGAATTCGGTTCCGACCTGCAGAGCCACTTCACCTATGTGTTGTGCGGCGATGGCTGCCTCATGGAAGGCATCAGCCACGAAGCCATCGCGCTTGCCGGCCACCTGAAGCTCAACAAGCTCGTTCTTTTCTGGGACGACAACAACATCACCATCGACGGTGAAGTGGGTCTTTCCGACAGCACCGACCAGATCGCACGCTTCAACGCGGTCCACTGGAACACGATCCGTGTCGACGGCCATGATCCGGACGCGATTGCCGCCGCCATCGAAGCTGCGCAGAAATCCGACCGCCCGACCTTCATCGCCTGCAAGACCGTCATCGGTTTCGGCGCGCCCAACAAGCAGGGCACCCATAAGGTGCACGGCAATCCGCTCGGCGCCGAAGAAATCGCCGCTGCCCGCAAGAGCCTGAACTGGGAAGCAGAAGCCTTCGTCATTCCGGAAGACGTGCTCGATGCATGGCGCCTTGCCGGCCTGCGCTCCACCAAGACCCGCCAGGACTGGGAAGCCCGCCTCGAAGCCGCTGAGACGGCCAAGAAGGCCGAATTCAAGCGCCGCTTCTCCGGCGAACTGACCGGCAACTTCGACAGCTCCATCGATGCCTTCAAGAAGAAGATCATCGAGAACAACCCGACCGTTGCCACCCGCAAGGCCTCGGAAGACTCGCTCGAAGTAATCAACGGCATCCTGCCGGAAATGATCGGCGGTTCGGCCGACCTGACGCCGTCCAATAACACCAAGACCAGCCAGATGAAGTCCATCACGCCGACGGACTTCTCCGGCCGTTACCTGCATTACGGCATCCGCGAGCACGGCATGGCTGCGGCCATGAACGGCATCGCGCTGCATGGCGGTCTCATCCCCTATGCCGGCGGCTTCCTGATCTTCTCGGACTATTGCCGTCCGTCGATCCGCCTTGCCGCGCTGATGGGCATCCGCGTCGTCCACGTTCTGACCCATGATTCCATCGGTGTCGGCGAAGACGGCCCGACCCACCAGCCGGTCGAACAGATCGCAGCGCTGCGCGCCATTCCGAACCTGCTCGTCTTCCGCCCGGCGGATGAAACCGAGACGGCGGAATGCTGGCAGCTGGCACTGGAACAGAAGCACCGTCCCTCGGCGCTGGCGCTTACCCGCCAGAATCTGGCGCCTTCGCGCAAGGAATATGAAGAGAAGAACCTGTCCGCTTACGGCGCATACGAACTCGTATCCGCCAGCGACGCCAAGGTTTCGATCTTCGCTTCCGGTTCGGAAGTGGAAGTGGCGCTCAAGGCTGCCGCAACGCTGAAGGATAAGGGCGTTTCCGCCCGCGTCGTTTCCGTTCCCTGCTTCGAACTCTTCAAGGAACAGCCGGAAACCTATCGTAACGCCATCATCGGCAAGGCTCCGGTCAAGATCGCGGTGGAAGCCGCCATCCGCCAGGGTTGGGATTACTTCATCGGTAATGACGGCGCTTTCGTCGGCATGCACTCCTTTGGAGCCTCTGCGCCGGCGAAGGATCTCTTCAAGCACTTCGGTATCACGGCGGAAGCCGTCGTCGCCGCAGTCGAGGCAAAACTTGCATGA